Proteins encoded together in one Balaenoptera musculus isolate JJ_BM4_2016_0621 chromosome 6, mBalMus1.pri.v3, whole genome shotgun sequence window:
- the GADD45G gene encoding growth arrest and DNA damage-inducible protein GADD45 gamma, producing MTLEEVRGQDTVPESTARMQGAGKALHELLLSAQRQGCLTAGVYESAKVLNVDPDNVTFCVLAADEEDEGDIALQIHFTLIQAFCCENDIDIVRVGDVQRLAAIVGTGDEAGAPGDLHCILISNPNEDAWKDPALEKLSLFCEESRSVNDWVPNITLPE from the exons ATGACTCTGGAAGAAGTTCGCGGCCAGGACACGGTTCCCGAAAGCACGGCCAG GATGCAGGGCGCCGGGAAAGCGCTGCACGAGCTGCTGCTGTCTGCGCAACGCCAGGGTTGCCTCACCGCCGGCGTCTACGAGTCCGCCAAAGTTCTGAACGT GGACCCCGACAACGTGACCTTCTGCGTGCTGGCCGCCGACGAGGAGGACGAGGGCGACATCGCTCTGCAGATCCACTTCACTTTGATACAGGCGTTTTGCTGTGAGAACGACATAGACATCGTGCGCGTGGGCGACGTGCAGAGGCTGGCGGCGATCGTTGGTACTGGCGACGAGGCGGGTGCGCCGGGGGACCTGCACTGCATTCTCATTTCG AACCCCAACGAGGACGCATGGAAGGACCCCGCCTTGGAGAAACTCAGCCTGTTCTGCGAGGAGAGTCGCAGCGTCAACGACTGGGTGCCCAATATCACCCTCCCCGAGTGA